The following proteins are co-located in the Ketogulonicigenium robustum genome:
- a CDS encoding polysaccharide biosynthesis/export family protein: MTNKGLLRGVVLSTLALLLAGCAIPRGAALQSEVVGIRPVTGEITLDPNGGYAVYPVTSESLPVIAQWPAITLENDSSRLSWLRRQPQTPSVIIAAGDTVNVTVWDNGQNSLLVGEGGRLAQLQGVVVSPSGTLNLPYLGDVEVGGLSTDAARTRIEQLYAQTLPSVQVQMNVTPGRSNAVNLVSGMNAPGIYPMVDRDMTVLAAISQAGGVAPTLVNPQVRLMRGSNVYGIQLSRLLAEPALDTTLRGGDRIMVMPESRSFLSLGATGQQARIVFPEEKVTALGAISLMGGVSAERADLSGILVLRNYAANAVRADGTSGPPNQRMIFALDLTSADGLFSAGQFQIMPNDVVYGTESPLTSTRTVIGMIGSLVGVANSVQ, encoded by the coding sequence ATGACGAATAAAGGTTTGTTGCGCGGGGTTGTATTGTCAACGCTGGCGCTGCTTCTGGCGGGGTGCGCCATTCCGCGGGGGGCGGCCTTGCAAAGCGAAGTCGTCGGAATCCGGCCGGTTACGGGCGAGATCACGCTAGACCCCAACGGTGGTTATGCCGTCTATCCGGTCACATCGGAAAGTCTGCCTGTGATCGCGCAATGGCCTGCAATCACACTGGAAAACGACTCCTCGCGTCTGTCGTGGCTGCGTCGCCAGCCGCAGACGCCCAGCGTTATTATCGCTGCGGGCGATACGGTGAATGTTACTGTTTGGGACAATGGCCAGAATTCGCTGCTGGTCGGCGAAGGGGGCCGCCTTGCGCAGCTGCAAGGGGTTGTCGTCTCGCCCAGCGGGACGCTGAACCTGCCGTACTTGGGCGATGTCGAGGTGGGCGGCCTGTCGACCGACGCGGCCCGCACGCGAATCGAGCAGCTGTACGCGCAGACCCTGCCTTCGGTGCAGGTGCAGATGAACGTGACGCCCGGGCGCAGCAATGCGGTCAATCTGGTGTCGGGCATGAACGCGCCGGGGATTTATCCCATGGTTGACCGCGATATGACCGTTCTGGCGGCGATTTCGCAGGCGGGCGGCGTCGCGCCGACCCTGGTGAACCCGCAGGTGCGCCTGATGCGTGGCAGCAATGTCTACGGCATCCAACTGTCGCGCCTGTTGGCCGAACCTGCGCTGGACACCACCTTGCGTGGCGGCGACCGGATTATGGTCATGCCCGAATCGCGCAGCTTCTTGTCGTTGGGGGCCACGGGCCAACAGGCGCGAATCGTCTTCCCCGAGGAAAAAGTGACCGCGCTGGGCGCAATTTCCCTGATGGGCGGTGTTTCAGCCGAACGCGCGGACCTGAGCGGTATTTTGGTGCTGCGTAACTATGCAGCCAACGCTGTGCGCGCGGATGGCACATCGGGCCCGCCCAACCAGCGCATGATTTTCGCGCTGGATCTGACATCGGCGGACGGGTTGTTCTCGGCCGGGCAGTTCCAGATTATGCCGAACGACGTTGTCTATGGCACCGAAAGCCCGCTGACCAGCACACGCACCGTGATCGGTATGATCGGGTCGTTGGTCGGGGTTGCCAACTCAGTCCAGTAA
- a CDS encoding flavin reductase, which produces MSTETPLDPQHFRRVMGHYPTGVVLATALDQQGDPIGMVVGSFTSVSLDPPLVAYLPTKSSGTYARMRHATHLVFNVLSADQTDLCRRFASRAVTDKWTGVAWHPSANGLPILDEAVAWIEGEVQQVIDAGDHDLVFLRVQDLAAPNDTLPLVFFQGGYGRFSPRSLVMPPGQDMFAQLRLAERARPVLESLGEETNLESGLLGQIGSDLVLLASAAPLDAEVLPQSLGNRLPFIPPSGSVFVAWAGEAAADHWLSLAPTPLDDALRAHLRQNLERVRERGYSIVLESSQHAAIDRDSAALSADRLTPAGHRRLQTAIAALADSYEPETLPADARVRVLTVPVRDSAGRVVIGLQLRNLPAGLTQAAIDTLAQRMQTLALRVSETCMGAD; this is translated from the coding sequence ATGTCGACCGAGACCCCCTTGGATCCGCAACATTTTCGCCGTGTCATGGGCCACTACCCCACGGGCGTTGTCCTAGCGACCGCGCTTGACCAGCAAGGCGACCCGATCGGCATGGTCGTCGGCTCGTTCACCTCGGTCTCGCTCGATCCGCCGCTGGTGGCCTATCTGCCTACAAAATCATCCGGCACCTACGCCAGAATGCGCCACGCGACCCATCTGGTGTTCAACGTGCTGTCAGCCGATCAAACCGACCTCTGCCGCAGGTTTGCCTCGCGCGCGGTGACCGACAAATGGACGGGCGTGGCATGGCACCCCTCGGCCAACGGCCTGCCCATCCTCGACGAAGCCGTCGCCTGGATCGAGGGCGAGGTCCAGCAAGTCATCGATGCGGGTGACCACGATCTGGTCTTCCTGCGCGTGCAGGATCTGGCTGCACCGAACGACACGCTGCCGCTGGTCTTCTTCCAAGGCGGCTATGGCCGCTTTTCGCCGCGTTCGCTGGTCATGCCCCCGGGCCAAGACATGTTCGCGCAACTGCGCTTGGCCGAGCGCGCCCGCCCCGTCCTCGAATCGCTGGGCGAGGAAACCAACCTCGAAAGCGGCCTGCTGGGCCAGATCGGGTCCGATCTGGTGCTGCTCGCCTCGGCCGCCCCCCTCGATGCCGAGGTGCTGCCCCAAAGCCTCGGGAACCGGCTGCCGTTCATTCCGCCCTCGGGGTCTGTCTTCGTCGCTTGGGCGGGCGAGGCTGCGGCCGACCACTGGCTTTCGCTCGCGCCGACACCGCTGGATGATGCCCTGCGCGCGCATCTGCGCCAGAACCTCGAACGCGTGCGCGAACGCGGCTATTCCATCGTTCTGGAATCCAGCCAACACGCCGCGATCGACCGTGACAGCGCCGCCCTGTCCGCCGACCGGCTGACCCCCGCAGGCCACCGCCGCCTGCAAACCGCCATCGCCGCGCTGGCCGATAGTTACGAACCCGAAACCCTGCCCGCCGACGCACGCGTGCGCGTGCTGACCGTGCCGGTGCGCGACAGCGCCGGGCGTGTGGTGATCGGCCTGCAACTGCGCAACCTGCCCGCCGGCCTGACGCAAGCGGCGATCGACACCCTTGCCCAGCGCATGCAAACGCTCGCCCTGCGTGTCTCGGAAACCTGCATGGGGGCCGACTGA
- a CDS encoding FkbM family methyltransferase, with protein MSQLPDMATYLATLAPLGITPRAVIDVGTCHGTPELTAAFPSALHIFIEPAPALAARIAQLAARYGGEAYPLALGQAPATAPLHCPDSGVEGASLAWGRTRGGPQVRVETLDRLFASRTLPRPLLIKTDCQGHDLPVLQGGTALLRQTDIVVAEANLFHPAGQPDLGDMADLVGFMRAQGFAPHALFTPRYRPRDGALGQIDIAFARNDGPLRTHHSWG; from the coding sequence ATGAGCCAACTTCCCGACATGGCGACATATCTGGCGACCCTCGCCCCGCTGGGCATCACCCCCCGCGCGGTGATTGATGTGGGCACGTGCCACGGCACGCCCGAACTGACGGCAGCCTTCCCCAGCGCCCTGCACATCTTCATCGAACCCGCCCCCGCACTGGCCGCGCGCATTGCGCAGCTGGCCGCGCGTTACGGCGGCGAAGCCTACCCGCTGGCGTTGGGCCAAGCCCCCGCAACCGCTCCGCTGCATTGCCCCGACAGCGGGGTCGAGGGGGCGTCGCTGGCGTGGGGGCGCACACGGGGCGGGCCGCAGGTCAGGGTCGAAACCCTCGACCGGCTGTTCGCCAGCCGCACCCTGCCGCGCCCGCTGCTGATCAAAACTGATTGCCAAGGCCACGATCTGCCTGTGCTGCAAGGGGGAACCGCGCTGCTGCGCCAGACCGATATCGTCGTGGCCGAGGCGAACCTGTTCCACCCCGCCGGCCAACCCGACCTTGGCGATATGGCCGATCTGGTCGGCTTCATGCGGGCGCAGGGCTTTGCCCCGCACGCGCTGTTCACCCCGCGCTACCGCCCGCGCGACGGGGCGCTGGGCCAAATCGACATCGCCTTTGCGCGTAACGACGGCCCCCTGCGCACCCACCATAGCTGGGGCTGA
- a CDS encoding ABC transporter ATP-binding protein — MIRLDHVSKGFRTTPGAPVQMLLHDVSLQIPQGVSVGLLGRNGVGKTTLLDMISGLTLPDRGKIHVGGSVSWPMGFSGSLHGDMTGLQNTRFVARIYGVDSGALVNFVQDFAGLGAHFNAPVRGYSAGMRARLAFGLSIGIPFDTYLIDEITAVGDAAFRAKSRAYFLARLHRAGAIVVNHTLSELRSLCTAGLVLHDGTLRYFPAIEDAIAAHTAAT; from the coding sequence ATGATCCGGCTGGATCACGTCAGCAAGGGGTTCCGCACCACCCCCGGCGCGCCGGTGCAAATGCTGCTGCACGATGTCAGCCTGCAGATCCCGCAGGGCGTTTCAGTCGGGCTGCTGGGGCGCAACGGCGTGGGCAAAACCACGCTGCTGGATATGATCAGCGGCCTGACACTACCTGATCGCGGCAAGATCCACGTCGGCGGCAGCGTGTCATGGCCGATGGGGTTTTCGGGCAGCCTGCACGGCGACATGACGGGGCTGCAAAATACGCGCTTCGTCGCGCGCATCTACGGCGTCGATAGCGGCGCATTGGTTAATTTCGTGCAAGATTTCGCAGGCCTTGGCGCGCATTTTAATGCCCCTGTGCGCGGCTATTCGGCCGGGATGCGCGCGCGGCTGGCCTTTGGGCTCTCAATCGGCATCCCCTTTGACACCTACCTGATCGACGAAATCACCGCCGTCGGCGACGCCGCCTTCCGCGCCAAAAGCCGCGCCTATTTTCTGGCCCGCCTACACAGGGCCGGGGCGATTGTGGTCAACCACACACTGTCGGAACTGCGCAGCCTGTGCACGGCGGGGCTGGTGCTGCACGACGGCACCTTGCGCTACTTCCCGGCCATCGAGGACGCCATCGCCGCCCATACCGCCGCAACCTGA
- a CDS encoding glycosyltransferase, giving the protein MTDLLPAGLSLITACHDRAAFLRRSLPTWLRLPAEEIIVVDWASPTPLTRAALGADPRIRLVRVETDEGWHLPSAYNLGIRLARHATIVKLDCDVTAQPWFAQVNRIGPSTFLAGDWRHAAAGQQHLNGSFMAPHSALMATGGFNEWLQGYGWDDDDLYDRLQTHGLTRRLLAPGSLFHHPHPDALRTDSSGDSPALRIQTNRALARIMPPWDARSPARHYTEIAGDTADLHLTVAPRIGAPRHFLAMARRLAPYALLPPEAASLSPAAARRALTQPPAPAIARAGAPIYLEVAHGLGNRLRVLASGMALAAAVQRPLHLIWPRDVHCAADAHDLLHLSLPCTDTPAYDPGMTLHDATEGPTGNRPHPITFAPNRAAYIRSATVLNHPAARNIRPQLRHLQPAAPVTALLAGQPAQFALAAHIRAETTAPADDPRQWAASSGAAIAHWRGLAGADRFIARLSTLTGPIVLATDTAAIRSALTAAFGRRVTCLAGAQYGTRSRAQVIHAFAEMLLLARGAHFLASGWSAFSELAHLLAPETQQIEIAGRDF; this is encoded by the coding sequence ATGACCGATTTGCTGCCCGCGGGTCTCAGCCTGATCACCGCCTGCCACGACCGCGCGGCCTTTCTGCGCCGCAGCCTGCCCACATGGCTGCGCCTGCCGGCCGAGGAGATCATCGTCGTCGACTGGGCCTCGCCCACCCCGCTGACGCGCGCGGCGTTGGGCGCCGACCCCCGCATCAGGCTGGTGCGGGTCGAGACGGACGAAGGCTGGCACCTGCCCTCGGCCTACAACCTCGGGATCAGGTTGGCGCGCCATGCCACTATCGTGAAGCTGGATTGCGACGTCACCGCGCAGCCGTGGTTCGCGCAGGTCAATCGCATCGGCCCCAGCACCTTTCTGGCGGGCGACTGGCGTCATGCGGCGGCGGGGCAGCAACACCTGAACGGCAGCTTTATGGCACCCCACAGCGCGCTGATGGCGACGGGCGGCTTCAACGAATGGCTGCAGGGCTACGGCTGGGATGACGACGACCTGTACGACCGCCTGCAGACCCACGGGCTAACCCGCCGCCTGCTGGCCCCCGGCAGCCTGTTCCACCACCCCCACCCCGACGCGCTACGCACCGATAGCAGCGGCGATAGCCCCGCCCTGCGGATTCAGACAAACCGCGCCCTCGCCCGCATTATGCCGCCTTGGGATGCCCGCAGCCCCGCGCGGCACTATACCGAAATCGCAGGCGATACCGCCGATCTGCACCTTACCGTCGCCCCCCGCATCGGCGCGCCCCGCCACTTTCTGGCCATGGCGCGCAGGCTGGCCCCCTACGCCCTGCTACCGCCCGAAGCCGCCAGCCTGTCCCCCGCCGCCGCCCGCCGCGCCTTGACCCAACCGCCGGCCCCCGCCATCGCCCGCGCGGGTGCCCCGATTTATCTCGAGGTCGCGCACGGCCTCGGCAACCGCCTGCGCGTGCTTGCATCTGGAATGGCGCTGGCGGCGGCGGTGCAGCGTCCGCTGCACCTGATCTGGCCGCGCGATGTGCACTGCGCCGCCGACGCGCACGACCTGCTGCACCTTAGCCTGCCCTGCACCGACACCCCAGCCTACGACCCCGGCATGACCCTGCACGACGCGACCGAGGGGCCGACCGGAAACCGCCCCCATCCCATAACCTTCGCCCCCAACCGCGCGGCGTATATTCGCAGCGCCACCGTGCTGAACCACCCCGCCGCCCGCAATATCCGCCCCCAGTTGCGGCACCTGCAGCCCGCCGCCCCCGTGACGGCGCTGCTGGCAGGCCAGCCCGCGCAATTCGCGCTGGCCGCGCATATCCGCGCCGAAACCACCGCACCGGCGGACGACCCGCGCCAATGGGCGGCCAGCAGCGGCGCGGCCATCGCCCACTGGCGCGGGCTTGCAGGGGCCGACCGCTTCATTGCCCGCCTGTCGACTCTAACCGGCCCGATCGTGCTGGCGACCGACACCGCCGCCATCCGCAGCGCGCTGACCGCCGCGTTCGGCCGCCGCGTTACCTGCCTTGCCGGGGCGCAATACGGCACACGCAGCCGCGCGCAGGTCATCCACGCCTTTGCCGAAATGCTGCTGCTGGCGCGCGGCGCCCATTTCCTCGCCAGCGGGTGGAGCGCGTTTTCAGAACTCGCCCACCTGCTGGCCCCTGAGACCCAGCAGATCGAAATCGCGGGGCGCGATTTCTGA
- a CDS encoding calcium-binding protein, whose amino-acid sequence MAQIEFVTRTEQLSTPDGPPAVTAGALVMIGGKLYTTSALDGALTQWTVGSTGALTPGTTGAPAALARLLGGIMIDGAAAVVTLTASGLMIGDTPLTPQVALAATPMVSTPLSGGGQALFFAAADGGLLRVTLDKTGTPTAQTHIADTETAFSGDLQALTTFTIGAETFLAGVSSRDTGLTLWRVDASGQLVEASSLPPDEGLWISAPTALTSQTIGSNTYLIVGAAGSSSLTVLQVDDGGGLKVVDHVMDDLFTRFGGVQSVASVNHKGQIFIIAGGADDGISVLQLLPSGRLIARAHLADTLDAGLQNISAITATSTAQGIIIHVASTVEGGLTTLTWTTDGRVITNNGKPTDGDDIIVDRNGASILSGGGGADIFVMAADRNVKIITDFDLGTDKIDLSSWGMIRSLAQLTITATDDGFLVTDGVRSVIVHTTAGTPVSADMLHDTDLINLTHIPVTLPKTPVAVPPTLPDGVLIGTGGNDTLIADDSGMVLYGFEGHDILIGGKGNDILVGGDGNDRLEATAGNNILIGGFGNSTLIGGTGNDIMVAGPGGSTLIAGGGNNILYDGAGSDRMVGGPGANIFVMARDSYRDVIEGFTLGKDRIDLTSWGVTSLAALSITQTATGATIRYGAEVLDINTTSGTPLNPADFGYDDLFVAVLPAPFAPTYAARGQTFVGTATSEVLSGTMYNDVIRAGGGNDTIFGWAGDDRILGGVGDDWLIGGTGADEMYGGPGDDKYHVDDPGDLVIENPNEGNDTVYAEISYTLPDNVENLRLMGTANLHGIGNALDNLIVGNSGDNYLEGGDGNDWLAAKSGTNILYGGAGRDWLVGGSGRDTFVYKSITDSLPGQANRDLINSFTRGQDKIDLSAIDANMQVAGHQTFTFIEAAPFSNTAGELRYASWDMGWLIVEADVNGDGRADMQIFVNLIDAIGAEDFIL is encoded by the coding sequence ATGGCTCAGATAGAATTCGTCACCCGCACCGAACAGCTCAGCACCCCCGATGGCCCGCCCGCCGTGACCGCCGGCGCGCTGGTGATGATCGGCGGCAAACTTTACACCACATCCGCGCTGGACGGGGCGCTGACGCAATGGACGGTCGGCAGCACCGGCGCGCTGACCCCCGGCACCACAGGCGCGCCCGCCGCGCTGGCGCGGTTGCTGGGCGGCATCATGATCGACGGGGCGGCAGCGGTCGTCACGCTGACCGCAAGCGGCCTGATGATCGGCGATACGCCCCTGACCCCGCAGGTCGCGCTGGCGGCGACGCCCATGGTCAGCACCCCGCTATCAGGGGGCGGGCAGGCGCTGTTCTTTGCCGCGGCAGACGGCGGACTGCTGCGCGTCACGCTGGACAAAACTGGCACGCCCACCGCACAAACCCATATCGCCGACACCGAAACAGCCTTCAGCGGCGACCTGCAGGCCCTGACCACCTTCACCATCGGAGCCGAGACGTTTCTGGCGGGCGTCAGCAGCCGCGACACGGGCCTGACGCTGTGGCGCGTCGACGCCAGCGGGCAGTTGGTCGAGGCCAGCTCGCTTCCCCCAGACGAGGGCCTGTGGATTAGCGCGCCAACTGCGCTGACCAGCCAGACCATCGGCAGCAACACCTATCTCATCGTCGGCGCGGCGGGCAGCAGTTCGCTAACGGTACTACAGGTCGACGACGGCGGGGGCCTTAAGGTCGTCGACCATGTCATGGACGACCTGTTCACCCGCTTTGGCGGGGTGCAAAGCGTCGCAAGCGTCAACCACAAGGGACAGATTTTTATCATCGCAGGCGGTGCAGATGATGGCATCAGCGTGCTGCAACTGCTGCCCAGCGGCCGCCTGATTGCGCGCGCCCATCTGGCCGATACATTGGATGCGGGCCTGCAAAACATCAGCGCGATCACCGCAACCAGCACCGCGCAGGGGATCATCATCCATGTCGCATCGACGGTTGAAGGGGGGCTGACGACCCTGACGTGGACAACCGACGGCCGCGTCATCACGAACAACGGCAAGCCGACCGACGGCGACGACATCATCGTCGACCGCAACGGGGCGTCCATCCTCAGCGGGGGCGGCGGGGCGGACATCTTCGTCATGGCCGCCGACCGCAACGTCAAGATCATCACCGATTTTGATCTGGGCACCGACAAGATCGACCTGTCATCGTGGGGGATGATCCGCAGCCTCGCGCAGCTTACCATCACCGCAACCGACGACGGCTTTCTGGTTACCGATGGCGTGCGCAGCGTCATCGTCCACACAACAGCGGGCACGCCCGTCAGCGCCGACATGCTGCACGACACCGACCTGATCAACCTGACGCATATCCCCGTCACGCTGCCCAAAACCCCTGTCGCCGTGCCCCCCACACTGCCGGATGGTGTGCTGATCGGCACCGGCGGCAACGACACGCTGATCGCGGACGACAGCGGAATGGTGCTTTACGGGTTCGAGGGTCACGACATCCTGATCGGCGGCAAGGGCAACGACATTCTGGTCGGCGGTGACGGCAACGACAGGCTCGAGGCGACGGCGGGCAACAACATTCTGATCGGCGGCTTTGGCAACAGCACGCTGATCGGCGGCACCGGAAACGACATTATGGTCGCCGGCCCGGGCGGCAGCACGCTGATTGCAGGCGGGGGGAACAACATTCTGTACGACGGGGCGGGCAGCGACCGGATGGTCGGCGGGCCGGGGGCCAATATCTTTGTCATGGCCCGCGACAGCTACCGCGACGTGATCGAGGGGTTCACCCTCGGCAAAGACCGGATCGATCTGACCTCATGGGGCGTCACCAGCCTTGCCGCGCTGTCGATCACGCAAACCGCGACCGGTGCCACCATCCGCTATGGCGCCGAGGTGTTGGACATCAACACAACCAGCGGCACGCCCCTCAACCCCGCCGACTTCGGCTACGACGATCTTTTCGTCGCCGTCCTACCCGCCCCTTTCGCGCCCACCTATGCGGCGCGCGGCCAAACCTTCGTCGGCACCGCCACCAGCGAGGTGCTTTCAGGAACAATGTATAACGACGTCATCCGCGCGGGTGGCGGCAATGACACCATCTTCGGCTGGGCGGGCGACGACCGCATTCTGGGCGGCGTCGGCGACGACTGGCTGATCGGTGGCACCGGCGCCGACGAAATGTACGGCGGCCCCGGCGACGACAAATACCATGTCGACGACCCCGGCGATCTGGTCATTGAAAACCCGAACGAGGGGAACGACACCGTCTACGCCGAAATCAGCTACACCCTGCCCGACAACGTCGAAAATCTGCGCCTGATGGGCACGGCAAACCTACACGGCATCGGCAACGCACTGGACAACCTGATCGTCGGCAACAGCGGCGACAATTATCTGGAAGGCGGCGATGGCAATGACTGGCTCGCCGCGAAATCGGGCACCAACATCCTTTATGGCGGCGCGGGGCGTGACTGGTTGGTCGGCGGCAGCGGGCGCGATACATTCGTCTACAAAAGCATCACCGACAGCTTGCCGGGGCAGGCCAACCGCGACCTGATCAACAGCTTCACACGCGGGCAGGACAAAATCGACCTGTCGGCCATCGACGCGAACATGCAAGTCGCAGGCCACCAGACGTTCACCTTTATCGAAGCCGCCCCCTTCAGCAACACCGCGGGCGAATTGCGCTATGCCAGCTGGGACATGGGCTGGCTTATCGTCGAGGCGGACGTCAACGGTGACGGCCGCGCCGACATGCAGATTTTCGTGAACCTGATCGACGCCATCGGGGCCGAGGATTTCATCCTCTGA
- a CDS encoding DUF2793 domain-containing protein, which yields MPQSTTRLALPLVQPAQAQKHVTVNESLTQLDAAVQASVLGTTRATPPAAPVDGQCWLVAAGASGAWAGQDGSVAMRLDDGWHFTRPTIGWRLWDADKSQLLVLDANGWQVIGAAAMNNLPRIGINASADATNVLAVAGPASLLYNPAGGHQLKVNKAQTTDSATLLFQSGWSGRAEMGLAGEDDFSVKVSGDGGTFHTALRAVAATGKVEMPQGGTVQGKALVHLGNLLGPVAMTGGVPTGAVIESGSNTNGSFVRFANGTQICWRTTANLTANTAQGANFISGASAQTFAQPFAAAPNVQATANGSTLVWAYATATTATATTLRLAAPVQNAAGTITIFAIGSW from the coding sequence ATGCCGCAATCAACCACCCGCCTCGCGCTGCCCTTGGTGCAACCTGCACAGGCGCAAAAACATGTCACCGTCAACGAATCGCTGACCCAACTGGATGCTGCGGTGCAAGCCAGCGTGCTGGGTACCACGCGCGCCACGCCCCCCGCCGCGCCGGTCGACGGCCAGTGCTGGCTGGTCGCGGCAGGCGCAAGTGGCGCGTGGGCAGGCCAAGACGGCAGCGTCGCCATGCGCCTTGACGACGGCTGGCACTTCACGCGCCCCACCATCGGCTGGCGCCTGTGGGACGCCGACAAAAGCCAACTGCTGGTGCTGGATGCCAACGGGTGGCAGGTCATCGGGGCGGCCGCAATGAACAACCTGCCGCGCATCGGCATCAACGCCAGCGCAGACGCGACGAACGTGCTGGCTGTCGCGGGCCCCGCCAGCTTACTCTACAACCCCGCAGGTGGCCACCAACTGAAAGTGAACAAAGCCCAAACCACAGATTCGGCGACCCTGCTGTTCCAGTCCGGATGGTCGGGGCGCGCAGAAATGGGCCTTGCCGGCGAGGATGACTTCTCGGTCAAGGTCTCGGGCGACGGCGGCACCTTTCACACGGCGCTGCGCGCGGTCGCCGCCACAGGCAAAGTCGAAATGCCTCAAGGCGGCACAGTGCAAGGCAAGGCGCTGGTTCACTTGGGCAATCTGCTGGGGCCGGTCGCGATGACCGGCGGCGTCCCCACCGGGGCGGTGATCGAATCGGGAAGCAATACCAACGGCAGCTTCGTACGCTTCGCGAACGGCACCCAAATCTGCTGGCGCACCACGGCCAATCTGACGGCGAACACGGCGCAGGGGGCAAACTTTATTTCGGGCGCGTCGGCACAAACCTTTGCCCAACCCTTCGCCGCAGCGCCGAATGTGCAGGCGACGGCCAACGGCAGCACGCTGGTTTGGGCCTATGCAACCGCCACCACGGCCACTGCCACCACGCTGCGCTTGGCCGCGCCCGTGCAAAATGCCGCCGGAACGATCACGATTTTCGCAATCGGTAGCTGGTAA
- a CDS encoding class I SAM-dependent methyltransferase: MPFRRPAPPPPFDPLAAPNLTGQFISTPRTAAGLMRPAPPPRSQQPLPPPALRHYYGVRDGKYDDTLYLQGGASDVQHMRRALQDDGWATGSGAMLDFGCGAGRMIRHLTPEAALAPVWGVDIHAEAIAWAQDALSPPFDFATTTTAPHLPFEDRTFTVAYAGSVFTHIGELADAWLLELRRLLAVGGWLYLSITDAETLDQIRVQAPQHPSHDHLAALDAATGYTGQDWQMLITRTGPWAQRVIYNRQHFLARISRWFDVRAVQPQGYGWQTAILLRKRQPPR, translated from the coding sequence ATGCCGTTCCGCCGCCCCGCACCCCCGCCCCCGTTCGACCCACTGGCCGCCCCCAACCTGACGGGGCAGTTCATCAGCACCCCGCGCACCGCCGCAGGCCTGATGCGCCCCGCCCCACCGCCGCGCAGCCAGCAGCCCCTGCCACCCCCCGCCCTGCGGCATTACTACGGCGTCAGGGACGGCAAATATGACGACACCCTGTATCTGCAGGGGGGCGCCAGCGACGTGCAGCACATGCGCCGCGCGCTGCAAGATGACGGTTGGGCTACTGGCAGCGGGGCCATGCTGGATTTCGGCTGCGGCGCGGGCCGCATGATCCGCCACCTAACGCCCGAAGCCGCCCTTGCCCCCGTCTGGGGTGTCGACATCCACGCCGAGGCGATAGCGTGGGCCCAAGACGCCCTGTCGCCCCCGTTCGACTTTGCCACCACCACAACCGCCCCCCACCTGCCGTTCGAGGACCGCACCTTCACCGTCGCCTATGCCGGATCGGTCTTCACCCATATCGGCGAATTGGCCGATGCATGGCTGCTGGAACTGCGCCGCTTGCTGGCGGTGGGCGGCTGGCTTTACCTGTCCATCACCGACGCAGAAACGCTGGACCAAATCCGCGTTCAGGCGCCGCAACACCCCTCGCACGATCACCTTGCCGCGCTGGATGCGGCAACAGGATACACGGGCCAAGACTGGCAAATGCTGATCACGCGCACCGGCCCATGGGCCCAGCGCGTCATTTACAACCGCCAGCACTTTCTGGCCCGCATCTCCCGCTGGTTCGACGTGCGGGCCGTGCAGCCGCAGGGCTACGGCTGGCAAACTGCTATCTTGCTGCGCAAAAGGCAGCCCCCACGATGA